In Eucalyptus grandis isolate ANBG69807.140 chromosome 4, ASM1654582v1, whole genome shotgun sequence, the following proteins share a genomic window:
- the LOC120292937 gene encoding cyclin-B2-3-like, which yields MREVEGRETEDSSSELSIRHIDPYKACPFQSDVNDDANVPMEAYEYVDDICAFYKLKEKSMCIKPNLIARLKHGFGKKSRAFFVEWLIEAREVFEFPTEAMYLAIHLFDRFLALSSSGKEERDFGWSDRPTIGCQICWNKRVHSLCPFVFLLGAYFMPFVLRRANSRNGVLDVADLRYETCTFRPSILTAAAIYTAHATVRRCKPCSKIYEQLTGCNVGQIWKCSRLMVTSHIKARSVKSVYKKYNTRRYNWVAKAIFS from the exons ATGCGTGAA GTTGAAGGTAGGGAAACAGAGGATTCGTCTTCGGAGTTGTCGATCCGCCATATCGACCCGTATAAGGCTTGTCCTTTTCAGAGCGATGTAAATGATGACGCTAATGTTCCCATGGAAGCCTACGAGTACGTTGATGATATATGCGCCTTTTACAAATTGAAAGAG AAATCTATGTGCATAAAACCAAATTTAATTGCTAGACTGAAGCACGGCTTTGGTAAGAAGTCGAGAGCATTTTTTGTGGAGTGGTTGATTGAG GCACGCGAGGTGTTCGAGTTCCCAACTGAGGCGATGTATCTTGCCATCCATCTTTTCGATCGATTTTTGGCTCTTTCATCCAgtggaaaagaagagagggattTTGGTTGGAGTGACCGCCCTACAATTGGCTGCCAAATATGCTGGAATAAGAGAGTCCATTCCTTGTGTCCATTCGTTTTCCTGCTTGGCGCTTACTTCATGCCCTTCGTGCTCCGGAGAGCAAATTCTAGAAATG GAGTACTTGATGTTGCAGACCTTAGG TATGAAACATGCACATTTCGACCTTCGATATTAACCGCCGCTGCAATTTACACCGCCCATGCCACTGTTAGAAGGTGTAAGCCATGTAGTAAAATCTATGAGCAGTTAACCGGTTGTAATGTCGGGCAAATCTG GAAATGCTCGAGATTGATGGTGACTTCCCATATAAAAGCGAGGAGTGTCAAAAGTGTTTACAAGAAGTACAACACGAGGAGATACAACTGGGTAGCTAAAGCCATTTTCTCTTGA
- the LOC120292870 gene encoding 2-succinylbenzoate--CoA ligase, chloroplastic/peroxisomal-like, producing MLFEGYFCLIPSFLREKGPWKGRDCVKKILNGGGSLSTDLIKEAGNFFPRAKILSAYDLSSVQTPRGICVGKPAPHVELRTDGDDSIGIGKILTRCPHLMIGYWHQVRSSVSNSHSWFDTGDVGFIDEHGQAWLIGRESGRIKTGGENVYLKR from the exons ATGCTTTTCGAGGGGTACTTCTGCTTAATTCCTAGTTTCCTTAGGGAGAAGGGACCATGGAAAGGAAGAGACTGTGTCAAAAAGATATTAAATGGTGGAGGAAGTTTGTCAACTGATCTTATCAAAGAAGCTGGCAACTTCTTCCCAAGAGCTAAGATTCTCTCGGCCTATG ATCTCAGTTCAGTTCAAACACCACGAGGCATTTGTGTCGGCAAACCTGCCCCACATGTTGAATTGAGGACAGATGGTGATGATTCAATTGGCATTGGGAAAATTCTAACCAGATGTCCACATTTGATGATTGGATACTGGCATCAAGTTCGGTCATCAGTCTCTAACAGTCATTCATGGTTTGACACTGGTGATGTTGGTTTCATTGATGAGCATGGTCAGGCGTGGCTCATTGGTCGAGAAAGTGGTCGGATCAAGACTGGGGGAGAAAATGTTTACCTGAAGAGGTAA